In Gulosibacter molinativorax, a single window of DNA contains:
- a CDS encoding cupin domain-containing protein, producing MNAGSQSELQFENEHFRAVKWTIEPNGAIPMHRHEHAYVVVPMITQRMHVVQANGSELVNDLVEGQSYTRPAGSEHQVENRNSDSEIVFIEIERLT from the coding sequence ATGAACGCTGGATCTCAGAGCGAGCTGCAATTCGAGAACGAACACTTTCGAGCAGTGAAATGGACGATCGAGCCCAATGGCGCTATACCCATGCACCGCCACGAGCACGCATACGTCGTCGTGCCGATGATAACGCAGCGCATGCATGTGGTGCAGGCTAATGGCAGCGAGCTTGTCAACGACCTAGTCGAGGGCCAAAGTTATACGAGACCCGCGGGCTCCGAACACCAAGTAGAAAATCGGAACTCCGACTCCGAAATCGTCTTCATCGAGATCGAGCGACTTACATGA
- a CDS encoding PucR family transcriptional regulator → MTVPLPPSAEFERLRSALDITHSLISAISSTDPLPALASRLSVLCQGSATIYSSEGAIVASSGEAPTHLIWQEVTNTNLNDLEFEVGRWHVLTRRVSLQDSVHVIAISSRGPETLARIGELLLDSSERLLGAVHGIRYGASQRDRRDNEQLLAALHDGMVPAREHRFWGRISQFRFPAYAPVRSVELDPFDTSSATEDHISELVGRARTENLPLLAMLRRATIDAPATVSALISDSPAGEQWLKQAAESFLVGVSEPTTALSQIPQSVREAETALDIARSWSASSDPLVRPAPAFIDRIDLSTWLLSQADRHQLKARIERTLSPIDSHQIRETLLAYFASDQSISRTAEALFVHPNTVRYRLARVEDSIGEPLASASATANLILALYPALIGNVVTKPDGEAPT, encoded by the coding sequence ATGACCGTCCCCCTGCCCCCCAGCGCAGAGTTCGAACGTCTCCGTTCTGCACTCGACATCACCCATTCGTTGATCTCTGCAATCTCCTCAACGGACCCGCTCCCAGCACTCGCTTCCCGCCTCAGCGTCCTTTGCCAGGGTTCTGCCACGATTTACAGCTCCGAAGGCGCCATCGTCGCAAGTTCCGGTGAGGCCCCGACACACCTAATCTGGCAGGAAGTCACGAACACCAATCTCAACGACCTCGAATTTGAAGTCGGCCGCTGGCACGTACTGACAAGGCGAGTCTCCCTCCAGGACAGCGTCCATGTAATCGCTATCTCGAGTCGTGGCCCTGAGACCCTGGCCCGCATTGGAGAACTGCTTCTCGATTCCTCCGAGCGCCTGTTGGGGGCGGTGCACGGAATTCGCTATGGGGCCAGTCAGCGCGACCGTCGCGACAACGAGCAACTCCTCGCCGCGCTCCACGACGGCATGGTCCCCGCGCGCGAACATCGATTCTGGGGCAGAATTTCCCAGTTCCGCTTTCCCGCATACGCGCCTGTTCGCTCGGTCGAGCTCGACCCGTTTGATACCAGTAGCGCTACGGAAGATCACATCTCAGAGCTTGTCGGACGAGCCCGAACCGAGAATCTCCCTCTGCTCGCAATGCTGCGCCGCGCCACGATTGATGCCCCGGCCACGGTCTCGGCGCTCATCTCCGATTCACCAGCTGGAGAGCAATGGCTGAAGCAAGCCGCTGAGTCCTTCCTCGTCGGTGTTTCCGAGCCAACAACCGCTCTCTCGCAAATTCCGCAAAGTGTTCGCGAGGCAGAAACCGCGCTCGATATTGCTCGCTCCTGGTCTGCCTCCAGTGATCCGCTAGTACGACCAGCCCCAGCGTTCATTGACCGTATCGATCTCTCAACCTGGCTCCTTTCTCAGGCCGACCGGCACCAACTCAAGGCCCGTATTGAACGCACACTCTCACCAATAGATTCACACCAAATTCGTGAGACGCTACTTGCTTATTTCGCCTCTGACCAAAGCATTTCTCGTACAGCCGAAGCTCTATTCGTCCACCCAAACACCGTGAGGTATCGCCTCGCCCGCGTCGAAGACTCAATTGGTGAACCCCTGGCTTCAGCATCCGCGACCGCCAACCTAATCCTCGCGCTCTACCCGGCACTCATTGGCAACGTCGTAACAAAGCCGGACGGGGAAGCGCCGACGTAG
- a CDS encoding hydantoinase/oxoprolinase family protein yields the protein MSNIRVAVDVGGTFTDVCIFDDATQQMRVTKVPSTPSDPMIAVMNGVERGEIDLNEVAQFSHGTTVATNALITRNFPAAALVTTRGFRDVLEIRDGTKDDLWDAYNDVSEPYIRRRDRFEVTERIDYAGNTVTPLDEAEARKLADLIKRRGVKTIAVCFLNSYANAAHETRMREILEEVIPDATVSTSAEVLPEIFEYPRFNTAVSNAVLAPLVSGYVNRLSDQLRDGGYQGDLLLLHSGGGSMTPRLVEKFPVRLAASGIAAGAISARHIAQQCGYDNAVSLDMGGTSTDISLVANGELRVTQSWEVEFGHPIIFPSIEVLTIGAGGGSLAHIDIAGSLRNGPQSAGADPGPACYDTGGVQPTNTDANVVLGRLGTSLAGGVKQLDKTRAEDAINSVIAGPLGMETAEAAQAIISVANANMADAVRLVSIRRGYDPRDFALLAFGGAGALHGADVARELGIPSVVVPPNPGVTSAMGCLLVDIQHDFAQMYTGLASNADEEAIEQVFVELETEASARLRHEGVADSDGILQRKISMRYRGQWRSLQVSIGSGPGALEDAVQTFHEQYEREFAFRQDDAPVEVYQLHLSAVGKIPKPSFKPSVPVPQAPGVPDSRRPVYFGADGWLDTPVYDRDSLAAGTAFVGPAIINQLDSTTVVPPHTRAEIDEWLNIRIHLEEVN from the coding sequence ATGAGCAACATTCGTGTTGCAGTGGACGTCGGCGGGACGTTCACCGACGTGTGCATTTTCGACGATGCAACGCAACAAATGCGGGTAACTAAAGTGCCCTCGACACCGAGCGATCCGATGATCGCAGTGATGAACGGAGTCGAGCGCGGCGAGATTGATCTCAATGAAGTCGCGCAGTTCTCGCATGGCACTACGGTGGCCACGAACGCCCTCATCACCCGAAACTTCCCGGCCGCGGCTCTCGTGACCACACGTGGATTCCGCGATGTACTCGAGATCCGTGACGGAACGAAGGACGACCTATGGGACGCGTACAACGATGTCTCAGAACCCTATATTCGCCGTCGGGACCGATTCGAAGTGACCGAGCGTATTGACTACGCAGGGAATACCGTCACTCCACTAGATGAGGCGGAAGCGCGCAAGCTTGCGGATCTAATCAAACGCCGTGGTGTGAAGACCATTGCGGTGTGCTTTCTCAACTCTTATGCGAATGCAGCGCACGAAACACGCATGCGTGAGATCCTCGAAGAGGTGATACCCGACGCTACAGTCTCAACATCGGCGGAAGTACTCCCAGAGATCTTCGAGTACCCGAGGTTCAACACAGCAGTATCGAACGCGGTGCTCGCGCCACTGGTTTCTGGATACGTGAACCGGCTCTCGGATCAATTGCGGGATGGTGGATATCAAGGCGACCTCCTCCTATTGCATTCGGGTGGTGGCTCAATGACCCCGCGTCTGGTCGAGAAGTTTCCGGTACGACTCGCAGCCTCGGGCATCGCGGCTGGTGCTATCTCGGCAAGGCACATCGCACAGCAATGCGGTTATGACAATGCCGTCAGTCTTGATATGGGAGGGACTTCGACTGACATTTCGCTCGTGGCCAACGGAGAACTCCGGGTCACACAATCATGGGAGGTCGAGTTTGGTCACCCGATCATTTTCCCGTCAATCGAGGTGCTTACGATCGGCGCCGGTGGCGGATCGCTCGCCCACATCGACATCGCCGGATCGCTACGCAACGGGCCCCAGTCCGCTGGTGCTGACCCTGGACCGGCCTGCTACGACACCGGCGGTGTGCAGCCAACGAATACCGATGCGAACGTCGTCCTTGGACGCCTCGGGACCTCGCTTGCGGGGGGCGTGAAACAGCTCGATAAGACACGTGCCGAAGACGCAATCAACAGTGTCATCGCTGGGCCACTCGGTATGGAGACCGCAGAGGCAGCGCAAGCGATTATCTCGGTTGCCAACGCCAACATGGCCGATGCGGTGCGGCTCGTCTCAATCCGTCGGGGGTACGACCCTCGAGACTTCGCCCTTCTCGCATTCGGCGGTGCTGGCGCCCTGCATGGAGCAGATGTGGCTCGAGAATTGGGTATCCCGAGTGTGGTCGTGCCTCCGAACCCGGGCGTCACATCCGCGATGGGTTGCCTACTCGTTGATATCCAGCATGACTTCGCTCAAATGTATACAGGCCTGGCTTCGAATGCTGACGAAGAAGCAATCGAGCAGGTATTCGTCGAACTTGAGACAGAAGCCTCGGCGAGGCTCCGCCACGAAGGTGTCGCTGATTCGGATGGGATTTTGCAACGAAAGATTTCGATGCGATACCGGGGGCAGTGGCGGTCGCTGCAAGTCTCGATCGGTTCGGGCCCAGGAGCACTAGAAGATGCCGTGCAGACGTTCCACGAGCAGTATGAGCGGGAGTTCGCATTTCGCCAGGATGACGCGCCTGTCGAGGTCTACCAGCTGCACTTGAGCGCTGTGGGCAAGATTCCGAAGCCCTCGTTCAAACCTAGTGTTCCCGTGCCTCAGGCGCCTGGCGTTCCAGATTCACGACGCCCCGTTTACTTTGGAGCCGACGGATGGCTCGACACGCCGGTTTACGACCGCGACTCACTGGCCGCGGGCACGGCATTCGTTGGTCCGGCCATCATCAATCAGCTCGACTCGACCACAGTCGTTCCGCCACATACTCGGGCGGAGATCGATGAATGGCTTAATATCCGCATCCACCTCGAGGAGGTTAACTGA